ATTCTCATTTTCCTCTCCATTCGTCCAAATTTATGAAGAGTAATTATACCAGGCATCAGCTTATGACCATGAAAATTTTTAGGAAGAAATAGCAATGAATTATCGTGATTTTACTGATCGATACAGATATAAACCCCAATAAGGAATGTCCTTGAATTGAAAAGCATCCCGCATTTTACTACTCTTCAAAAATTTATAACGCGCATACCCTCCCTATCTCTTAAAATCATTCTGAAATGTGCGATTTGACTATTGCATGAAAACGGAGGGAAGATCAAAATTAAATTGATTTATCCAACGGGGTTTACCAGCTCCTATGCAATCCACCACTATTCGAAAATGAACAATAAGACTCGAAGAAGTTTCATCAAGGCTTCAATTGCTGCGGATTCAGATAAAATGATATCATGGGTTAGTAGTTTTCAAAGCTGCCGGTGCGTGACTCTCAGCATGCAAAATCTCTGATTAATCAGGCCCAGAGGATAACCTCATCAGAGTGCTTTACGATGGACAAAGGGTATGATTCTGAAGAGATACACAGATTCATTAGGGAGATTATTGGAACTGAATCAGCAATTCCGATTCGTGAATAGAATGGAAATGTTCACTCTGGAAAATATCGGATGGAGATGTTTGAGAATTATGATCAGGAAAACTATAGTCAGAGGAACATGGTTGAAACGGTATTTTCGATTCTAAAGAGGAAGATATTGAAATACCGTTCGAACGGGAAAATATTACAACCAGATTAAAGAAATCAAGATTAGAATGAAACCCCACCATATGACTCATAAAATGGGGAGTAAGGGCTTTAAAGAGCCAATCATTCCACATCTCAGAACGCCACATTTTACATTTATATTCCCACCAGCCCGATTCAGTCGGTCCATCAACAGATAGCATGCAGGGTAGACCCGCATTTCTGAACACGGCAGGTGGATTCTTGTTTCCATCCATACCTTACCCACGAAAAAAAGCGTCGTACCTGCGAGGCAGAAATACCAGAGCCTGCAACACATGATATCATCAGATCATCTCCGCATGAAACCGTAGATGCACGATCACATGAAGCACAGAAAAGAAGAATTAGATCAGTTTTTCCCCGGCGCCCGGGCCCGGGGCGCACTGGAAGACTTCCCGGATCTTTACGATTAAAAGTCCCTTTGCCGGTGCCTTCGCCATCTTTGCACGGACGGTCTGCTGCATCTTCTCAAAATCCGCACCAAATGTCTTCAGTTTGACGTCACCTTTTATCTGGAAACATCCTTTCGTCTCCGGGCCCCAGATATAGATAGAAACTTTCGGGTTTTCACTGATATTCGCGAGGGTCTTTTTCATAAAGTTGTCTGCGATCCATATTGTCTCGTCATCAACGAGCTCCACAAATCCAATGGGTACAACGTTCGGCCAGCCATCCTTTGCGGCAGTAGCAACCGGGAATGC
Above is a window of Methanogenium organophilum DNA encoding:
- a CDS encoding pyridoxamine 5'-phosphate oxidase family protein, whose translation is MAALTEEMKKAFATMKAFPVATAAKDGWPNVVPIGFVELVDDETIWIADNFMKKTLANISENPKVSIYIWGPETKGCFQIKGDVKLKTFGADFEKMQQTVRAKMAKAPAKGLLIVKIREVFQCAPGPGAGEKLI